From a region of the Asterias amurensis chromosome 2, ASM3211899v1 genome:
- the LOC139954242 gene encoding uncharacterized protein: protein MKLEDFHKRSSATIVNGDYVMTDLERHLCKMFKVIEIVGKRGRTVPVLLGTDVMAWLKALVANRNAAGVVQDNIFLFAQSCYGGSGHIRGSDFLRAYANQVGLENADSMRSTKLRKHVATVSQILALNEHQLETLADFMGHDLRVHREYYQLPDTVQRVTKLSRLFLSLERGNLVSQHGKSLEELHGTGEGFTSDEDYSDSGDSCDPALEDSVDDRRSPTQTDPAPKDRQVKRRQFKRRPWTAQEKKDVTEGLQRFILLKKIPGKRDVESSCPVALQTRTWRNIKDFCRNTMTLKQI from the exons ATGAAACTTGAAGATTTTCACAAGCGCAGTAGTGCAACCATTGTGAATGGTGATTACGTGATGACTGATCTTGAACGGCACCTCTGTAAAATGTTCAAAGTCATTGAAATAGTTGGTAAGAGGGGCAGAACTGTTCCTGTGCTTCTTGGTACTGATGTGATGGCGTGGTTGAAGGCTCTGGTCGCAAATAGAAATGCAGCTGGAGTGGTACAAGACAATATTTTCTTATTCGCACAAAGTTGTTACGGAGGCTCAGGTCATATACGAGGAAGCGACTTTCTACGAGCATATGCAAATCAGGTGGGCCTTGAGAATGCTGATAGCATGCGGTCTACAAAGCTTCGTAAACATGTAGCGACTGTTTCACAAATTCTGGCCTTGAATGAACATCAGCTTGAAACACTTGCAGACTTCATGGGTCATGATTTGCGGGTCCATCGTGAGTACTACCAGTTGCCAGACACTGTCCAGAGGGTTACCAAACTGTCTAGACTTTTCCTCAGCTTGGAGAGAGGCAACTTGGTTTCGCAACATGGCAAATCTTTGGAGGAGTTGCATGGTACTGGAG aaggcTTCACCAGTGATGAGGACTACAGTGATTCAGGTGACTCGTGTGACCCAGCTTTGGAGGACAGTGTTGATGACA GAAGGTCACCAACCCAAACGGATCCAGCTCCAAAAGATCGACAAGTCAAGCGTCGACAATTCAAGCGACGCCCCTGGACTGCCCAGGAAAAGAAAGACGTCACCGAGGGCTTGCAGAGATTCATTTTGCTGAAGAAGATTCCAGGAAAACGTGACGTTGAATCGTCCTGTCCTGTGGCATTGCAGACCAGAACTTGGAGAAACATCAAGGACTTTTGTAGAAACACGATGACACTTAAACAAATTTAA